In a genomic window of Chloroflexota bacterium:
- a CDS encoding zinc-binding dehydrogenase: MKAVVFHQHGPIDVLQEADVPAPAIGPSDVLLDVKAVALNRLDLFVREGWPALKLPLPHILGADVAGVVAAVGANVTAVKVGQRVTVNPTLSCGECEYCARGEDQMCVQFHLLGESTRGGYAAQMAIPARNLLPLPDDISFEQAAAANLVMVTAWHSLIRKGNLRPGEEVLIVGAGGGVNSVSIQIARMAGARVLVVASNAEKAAKAKALGAAIVIDRAQTPEWSREVFRLTNRRGVDVVVDNVGQSTWTSSIRSLGRGGRMLVVGNTSGYNIQLDSRFIFSRQLSIIGSTMGSQADFRAAMQAVFAHKVTAPVDRVLPFGAESARELHRVLTAGDVFGKLVMAM, from the coding sequence ATGAAAGCGGTAGTATTCCACCAGCATGGCCCCATCGATGTCCTTCAGGAAGCCGACGTGCCCGCGCCGGCGATCGGCCCGTCCGACGTGCTGCTCGACGTCAAAGCGGTGGCGCTAAACCGGCTCGACCTGTTCGTGCGCGAGGGCTGGCCCGCACTCAAGCTGCCGTTGCCGCACATCCTCGGCGCAGACGTGGCGGGTGTGGTGGCTGCCGTCGGCGCGAACGTGACCGCGGTGAAGGTTGGCCAGCGGGTGACCGTCAACCCGACGCTCTCGTGCGGCGAGTGCGAATACTGCGCGCGCGGCGAAGACCAGATGTGCGTGCAGTTTCACCTGCTGGGCGAATCGACGCGCGGCGGCTACGCCGCGCAGATGGCGATTCCGGCCCGCAATCTGCTGCCGCTGCCCGACGATATTTCATTTGAACAGGCGGCCGCCGCAAATCTGGTCATGGTGACCGCCTGGCACTCGTTGATCCGCAAGGGCAACCTGCGCCCCGGCGAAGAGGTGCTGATCGTCGGTGCGGGCGGCGGCGTCAACTCCGTCTCGATCCAGATCGCGCGGATGGCCGGCGCGCGCGTGCTCGTCGTCGCCTCCAACGCCGAGAAAGCCGCCAAAGCCAAAGCGCTCGGCGCCGCTATCGTCATCGACCGCGCCCAGACGCCCGAATGGAGCCGCGAAGTCTTTCGGCTGACCAACCGGCGCGGCGTGGATGTTGTCGTGGATAACGTGGGGCAATCCACCTGGACGTCGTCGATCCGCTCGCTCGGGCGCGGCGGCCGCATGCTTGTCGTCGGCAACACCAGCGGCTACAACATCCAGCTCGACAGCCGATTCATCTTCTCCCGCCAGTTGAGTATTATCGGCTCGACGATGGGCAGCCAGGCCGACTTCCGCGCGGCCATGCAGGCCGTCTTCGCGCACAAGGTGACGGCGCCGGTTGATCGCGTGCTGCCGTTCGGGGCGGAGTCGGCGCGCGAGCTGCACCGTGTGCTGACCGCGGGCGACGTCTTCGGCAAGCTCGTGATGGCGATGTAG
- a CDS encoding XdhC family protein has product MEPAPLFEQLKQLVADGEPCALATVIAGPGDIGAKLLIRADGSIAGGAPEPLRAAMAAAARRRLERAESGIVRAGEAEVFVDVVMPPPTLVIFGGVHTAIPLSLFAHTLGFRVVVVDGRARFADAARFPHADKVIHAWPEDAIPQLRFDAATYVAVLTHDPKFDLPALKRLVYTNARYIGAIGSKATRLEHFAQLQGEGVPAELLRRVYGPIGLDVGAVTPEEVALAIMAEIVAVRYGRDGAPLSLKEGGSRAASATA; this is encoded by the coding sequence ATGGAACCCGCGCCGCTGTTCGAGCAGCTCAAACAACTCGTTGCCGACGGTGAGCCGTGCGCGCTGGCGACGGTCATTGCGGGGCCGGGCGACATCGGCGCCAAGCTGCTGATCCGCGCCGACGGGAGCATCGCGGGCGGCGCGCCCGAGCCGCTGCGCGCCGCCATGGCCGCGGCGGCCCGGCGGCGGCTGGAACGCGCCGAGTCCGGCATCGTACGCGCCGGCGAAGCCGAGGTGTTCGTCGATGTGGTTATGCCGCCGCCCACGCTGGTCATCTTCGGCGGCGTGCACACGGCGATTCCGCTCTCGCTGTTCGCGCACACGCTCGGTTTCCGGGTCGTCGTCGTGGACGGCCGCGCCAGGTTCGCCGACGCCGCGCGCTTCCCGCACGCCGACAAGGTGATCCATGCCTGGCCGGAAGATGCGATCCCGCAGTTGCGTTTCGACGCCGCCACCTATGTGGCGGTGTTGACGCACGACCCCAAGTTCGATCTACCCGCGCTGAAGCGCCTGGTGTATACTAACGCGCGCTACATCGGCGCGATCGGCAGCAAAGCGACACGGCTGGAGCATTTCGCGCAGTTGCAGGGCGAGGGCGTGCCCGCCGAGTTGCTGCGCCGCGTGTACGGCCCGATCGGTCTCGATGTCGGCGCCGTAACGCCGGAAGAAGTCGCGCTGGCGATCATGGCCGAAATTGTCGCCGTGCGCTACGGCCGCGATGGCGCGCCCTTGAGCCTAAAGGAGGGCGGCAGTCGCGCCGCCTCCGCCACAGCCTGA